The Candidatus Bathyarchaeota archaeon genome includes the window GAGCTTGAGGAGAGGCATAGGAGCCTACCATTGGCTGTGATAGAGACTGAACTGGAGAGGAGGCCAGTCTACCTGAGCATCTCGGGTGAGGGGTTCCAAGACCTGCCCAGGCTCTTCAGGGGGACCTACCTCAGGGCCTATGTGGTCGAGGACGAGTTCGTCATCTCGGGCCTCCCCAGGATAAGGTTCGACTCGTCAACCTTCTCCAAGATAGAGGAGGTTGCCTACAACATCATAGGAGTTGATGGGATCCGGGACACGCCCAGGATACCCCACTACAAGCCCGACTCCCCATCCTCCTACGGCCTAGAGTTGGTGAAGGATGGGAGGGTTATAGCCACCCTCCTAGACTCAAAGTTCTACATCAGCAGAGATTACGAGGGGGCTGAGAAGCTCGCCGACGCCCTAGTCCAGAGGGTCTACAGGGTAGAAGAGAGGCCAAGCCTCATAGCCATCCTCATCTCCCGCCTCATCAGGCTACTAAGGAGGGGCCAAAAGAGAAGGGATGAGAAAAGCGGGTCTACTAGTGCAGGTTAGAGATTGCCTTATGCCTCTATCTTCAGTATTCGGGCCATGTTTCCTCCCATGATGAGTTCCTTATCCCCCTCAGGGATCCTGAGGCCCATTATCTTAGCCTTCTCAACCTCAGGCCTGAGGTATGGGAAGTCAGAGCCATAGACCACCCTATCAGCTCCCAGCTCCCTGACCGCCTCGAGGATCACTCTCGGGTTCCTCACACCCGAGGTCTCTATGTAGAGGTTCTTCCATCTCCTCGCAGCCCTGACCGCGCTCCAGGAGCCACCTCCCATATGCCCGATCAGGATGGAGACCTCGGGAAAGGCCTCAGCAACCCTCTCAACAGCCTCAGGCGCCGAGAGGCGGCTCTCATAAGAGGAGTGGATGTAGACAGTTGCTCCAAACCCCTCGGCGGCCTCGAGGATGGGTGCCAGGAGGTTCAGGTTGTCTATCCTGAACCCATCACTCTCAGGCCTGAGCTTCAACCCCCTAAACCCGCCGTGGGCCAGCATCCTCACCATATCCTCGACTCCTGAAGCAGACCTGGGGTTAACCCAGTAGAACCCCACAAC containing:
- a CDS encoding amidohydrolase gives rise to the protein MVPHHIIIDAHVHLGRRGAEDGGRYPMVSPEHLIALMDGLKVDVSLATPLASGLRHNQYVQSAIERYRRRVVGFYWVNPRSASGVEDMVRMLAHGGFRGLKLRPESDGFRIDNLNLLAPILEAAEGFGATVYIHSSYESRLSAPEAVERVAEAFPEVSILIGHMGGGSWSAVRAARRWKNLYIETSGVRNPRVILEAVRELGADRVVYGSDFPYLRPEVEKAKIMGLRIPEGDKELIMGGNMARILKIEA